The genomic stretch tatcacttcCAAACATGTAGCTGTCAGTTGTATTTTCCCTTGTCCTAATGCTATATTAAATAGTTGAAAGGATTCCTAATTCcctgaatattttatatgtgtgtatgtatatatgtatatgtgtgtgtataagcaCACTTACATATAAGCGTGCTGTTTTATAAAGAGTATTTAATTTCCAAGAGAATACATGGATTTGTTCTGAccagatttttattcttcattggCCAATTTCCTAGTAtttaggattgtttctttttgttctagGAGTATTAAAGCCAGCCATATCCTCATTTCTGGTGATGGCCTAGTGACCCTCTCTGGCCTGTCCCACCTGCATAGTTTGGTTAAGCATGGACAGAGGCATAGGGCTGTGTATGATTTCCCACAGTTCAGCACATCAGTGCAGCCGTGGCTGAGCCCAGAACTACTGAGACAGGTCAGGTGTGGCCTTTGCATTGGGTTGTCTGTGCATCTTGAGTGTCTTCTGAGCTTGACTAAAGGACAATTGTGCCCTTAGATTTGTCTTGGTGAATGGCCTACTGCAagacttttcctctttcttgtcaAAATTATTGTTagggattttaaaatgtatataccatatattagGTATATCTTGATTTCTCACCTAATGAGTTTTTTTCATTGTTCAACATCCTTTCTCAAAGAAACACAgatatataactttttattttattttcactaaagGACTTCAAATTAATTGTTCTACAGGATTTACATGGATATAATGTAAAGTCAGATATTTACAGTGTTGGGATTACAGCATGTGAATTGGCCAGTGGGAAGGTACCTTTCCAGGACATGCATAGGACTCAGGTAAATGCTACTAAAATCCCAAACTAATTTCTCTTCATAAGATCCCTTATATTCTAgataatttctcttaaaatgtcTGTTagaatctttattattattttaacattttccctgaaaagggtgaaagaaacttttctttcttttagatgtTGTTACAGAAGCTGAAAGGTCCTCCTTACAGCCCATTGGATGTCAGTATCTTCCCTCAATCAGAATCCAGAATGAAGAATTCCCGATCAGGTGTAGACTCTGGGATTGGAGAAAGTGTACTTGTCTCCAGTGGAACTCAAACAGTAAATAGTGACAGATTGCAAACTCCATCCTCAAAAactttctctcctgccttctttAGCTTGGTACAGCTCTGTTTGCAACAAGATCCTGAGAAAAGGTAATATTGGCCACTTCTAAATAGCATCAaacttacatgttttattttttatagaagcTTTTCAAGTCTCTTTTCTCAATCTTTTGATCAAAAAACTATAATCTAGAaaatatcaaaactaaaaacaaatagagGCAATGagcaaatgggaataatactgAAGTCAGAAGACTTGGGCTCCAATCTCAGCTGTATCATTTCCTAAGTCACCTTGTAAAAATCAGTTCATCTTTCCGGACATTAATTACTGTATTTAtgttaatacattttagaaagctCCAAGCAGTACAAAAATGTTGTTTCTGTGTAACAATAGTGTAAATTATTACATAACTATACATTAATGTTAGTACTTTAAGATGTGTCTTATCTTTTTTAGCCCCGTAATGCCTAGCACACTTCCTTATAACTAGTAAGTGCCCCATAAatgttctctctcatttctttccattaGTCAAGGTTAAAGTTAAGAATTGGGCTtcctgatatttctttttctttttttagtattgaGTTTTATAGCTCTGAATCTaatttctaatacttttttaCACCTAAAAATACACAGTCTAATACGacgttctatttttttttataacattaaaaaaaatatcagaccATCTGCAAGCAGTTTATTGTCCCATGTGTTCTTCAAACAGGTAAGCTGATATATCTTCTGTTGTCTAGATATTTTTAGTTactattaaaaattcatttaatcttgTTAGCTTAAGGGGACAATTTGGTAACCAAGATTCTTAATAATGACTTTCTTACcaaagtaaagttaaaaatacgAAAACTTTTGTAGTAGTTCAATTATAggctttctaaaatatttccattttgcaaaacaaaatgaataaaaaccagAATGTCATTAAATGTTACTATACCCTCAGCTTATATTTTGATTAATTTAGAGACAGTTTTTTATACTGGCTAGAAAtgatgaaggggaaaaataattctgataaaGATCAGTTTATTTGGTTAttacttcttcctgttttcagATGATCAAAGGCATTATTAGTGAAAatacctaaaaaatattttaaacacttaacatgactttttaaaaaatcatttattgctGACATATGTACCAATAGCTTTGAGTTTCTTTAACAGATGAAAGAAGAAAGCCAGGACTCAATACTTACACTGTTGCCTCCTAAGCCATCAATAGCACTGTCTCCAGTGTCACGTTGGACTGAGCCGGAATGTGATTTTCCTGATGAAAAAGACTCAAACTGGGAATTCTAGGGCTGCCACATCCTGTATGTCCTAGATACTTGACACTTTCTCTCTGCTACTTTTCTTCTGTATTGCTAGGTACAAATACTAGAATTATACTTGAAAATACCATTGTTGCACTGGAGAATCTATTGTTTAAAACCACTCTGTTCAAAGAAGCATGAGTTTATATCCTTTTTGGTTAACTCACAGTTCTATTACAACTCCAGAAAAACTTCAGAATTATGAATCTAGTTACATTTAGTGTcctctgttctcatttttttccccaagctgtGACTAATTCCTCTTCTTGATCTTTGAATTTAAGTTTTGagccatttaattttttcagcATTTTGTTGCCCTCAGGGGAATGAGCCCTCAGAGGACAGTGCTTCCAAGTACACTTTTTACTTCCAGATTCTCTAGCCTTTTTGATCAGCTATTGTTAGACCAACAGGCTAGTTTATCCTGGCATCAAAACCCTTTTTTGGTAGAAGGGAAAATGTTTATACTTCCCATATTATCTGTTAAATATCAAACTGAGCCTCACTCACATTAAATGATAAAGAAGTTGTaatttgtgctgttttttttcatttttaagaggcTAAAGTGACACTTTTCTACTTATGTAAGTTATAGATCCTAAATTCATGCACCCTGTGGGAGCtcaataaagatttattaaattgagtttatggttttatttttctttgtgatttgacAAAGCTAAAACACAGATTCTAATTTGTGTTGCCAAGGGAAGCCCCTAGATTATTTACATAATGTAAAGAATTGGAGACGACCTCGTATTTATTCAATGAGGCAGAAGATGTTCTGACCCTTTATAGGACTATTCTTGCTGCAGTAGGGGATACAACATTTAAGGGCATAGAGATCTTAATTAATGGTTTTACCTTATTAGCAAAAAAGAGATGTATCTCAAGGAGTATTTGGTACTCCTTGTGGTAAATTGGGACCTACCTTAGTTAAtggattttcttaaaataatttttactgtaaTGCTAAATAAGATTAAGATGATTGTCTTAAGACtaaagaattaaaacaatgagacaaataatgtaaaaatgaatagacaatttGAAACACAAACCTTTTTAGGTTTATTGGCCAGATCACCTCAAGAATGTTTAGGTTACTCCATCAAGTAAGCCATGAAGACCTGCCAAGgtagaggagggaaaggagatgaGTACCAGTTGAGGCCCTGAGATCACCGGTAGTTGTGGGGGCTATAGGTTATTCCACTAACCTCCTCCTGTTTCCTCTAGGTAAGAGAGGCTCACAGGAACTATAGAGGAGGTTCTGAATCTGGGTGGAGAGTTGATGTTAGTGCAAGAGATGGAATCTGGAAGCCCTGAAGCAGTGCCTCTCAGATCTCCTGTGAGTGTATCAGAGTTCtccaagaaacaaaaactaataggatatttattataaggaattggttaCACTATCATGGAGACtaacaagtcccaagatctgcaagGTGAATGGGCAACCTAGAGACCCAGAAAAATTAATGATGCAGTTCCAGTTCAAAGACTGGTTGGCTGAAGACCCAGGAAGAGCTGATGTTTCAGAGTCCACAGGCAGGAAAAAGCTGATGCCCTGTTTGAAGGCAGTTAGGCAGAAGGAATGATCTCTTATTCAGGGTAGGGTCAGCCTAGTCaacctttttgttctgttcaggtcttcaactgatgaggcccacccacatcaaGAGGGCAATCTTCTTTATTCAGTCTACAGATTTAGATGCCAATTTCATCAAAAAAACTCCCTCACAGAAATACCCAGAGTAGTGTTTGACCAAATAAatgggcaccctgtggcccagtcaaattGACAGATAAAATTAGTCATCATAATAGATATTGATAGCATCACCCTGAGATCACTTGCCTTAAATTTTGCACCATAGACTCCTtgctgtattaattttctatctctgatataacaaattaccacaaacttagtggcataaaatattataaacttattatcttacagttctagaaGTCAGAAATGTCAAATGGGTTGGCAGGGCTACATTCCTTTTAGGGGCCATAGGGAGAAATCtgccttttccaacttctagCAACTACCTAC from Panthera leo isolate Ple1 chromosome C1, P.leo_Ple1_pat1.1, whole genome shotgun sequence encodes the following:
- the STRADB gene encoding STE20-related kinase adapter protein beta isoform X1; translated protein: MSLLDCFCTSRTQVESLRPEKQSETSIHQHLVDELPFSQLPSSTRAKDVICSTNVSHYELQVEIGRGFDNLTSIHLARHTPTGTLVTIKITNLENCTDERLKALQKAVILSHFFRHPNITTYWTVFTVGSWLWVISPFMAYGSASQLLKTYFPEGMSETLIRNILFGAVRGLSYLHQNGCIHRSIKASHILISGDGLVTLSGLSHLHSLVKHGQRHRAVYDFPQFSTSVQPWLSPELLRQDFKLIVLQDLHGYNVKSDIYSVGITACELASGKVPFQDMHRTQMLLQKLKGPPYSPLDVSIFPQSESRMKNSRSGVDSGIGESVLVSSGTQTVNSDRLQTPSSKTFSPAFFSLVQLCLQQDPEKRPSASSLLSHVFFKQMKEESQDSILTLLPPKPSIALSPVSRWTEPECDFPDEKDSNWEF
- the STRADB gene encoding STE20-related kinase adapter protein beta isoform X2; this translates as MSLLDCFCTSRTQVESLRPEKQSETSIHQHLVDELPFSQLPSSTRAKDVICSTNVSHYELQVEIGRGFDNLTSIHLARHTPTGTLVTIKITNLENCTDERLKALQKAVILSHFFRHPNITTYWTVFTVGSWLWVISPFMAYGSASQLLKTYFPEGMSETLIRNILFGAVRGLSYLHQNGCIHRSIKASHILISGDGLVTLSGLSHLHSLVKHGQRHRAVYDFPQFSTSVQPWLSPELLRQDLHGYNVKSDIYSVGITACELASGKVPFQDMHRTQMLLQKLKGPPYSPLDVSIFPQSESRMKNSRSGVDSGIGESVLVSSGTQTVNSDRLQTPSSKTFSPAFFSLVQLCLQQDPEKRPSASSLLSHVFFKQMKEESQDSILTLLPPKPSIALSPVSRWTEPECDFPDEKDSNWEF